Part of the Capricornis sumatraensis isolate serow.1 chromosome 9, serow.2, whole genome shotgun sequence genome, TCTTTATCATGGCCTGTGAGGCCCTGTAACTCTGGCCTTTGCAGTCTGTTTTTACCTCACTTTCTTGTTTGTTCTCCAATCATCCTGGCTTTCTTGTATGTACTAAGTTCACTTTTGACCCAGGCCTTTGTATGCTGTTTCATCTGTCCAGAATGTCCTTTTACAACACCTCCTCTACCTGTCTTCACCTAGTTAATTTTCACCCATCCTTCAGTTTGttaaagtaaatgaatgaataaatgaggagAGTCCTGCTCAGTGGGATAACATTCTTCTTGGATTTTTCAGGCCCAGACCACACTGACTACAAATGACATTGTCATCAGCAAGCTCACCCAGATCCTTTCCTACCTGAGGCAGGGTACCCGCAACAAGAAGctcaaaaagaaagataaaggtAACCGGGAGGGTTAGGGAGAGAAACCTTACCCTTTGAGGGGCTTTTGAGGATGGAACCAAGGTCTCCTAGAGCCTTCTGTTCTAGAGCATTGGGAGGCTCCTGGGGACCCGAGAAATATGGGAGCAGTGAAGCATTAGGAAGGGGATAGTTACATCTAGGTTCTGTCTGCTTGACCCACCTAGGAAGCAGTGGTCAGTTTTGAGGCATGGGGAGGGGAAGTAGGGATAGCTTTTGTTGtcccatcttttaaaaagaagatgtaTAAAAGGGTATTAAGAGCTAGGGAGCATGGTGACGCTGGGTGGAAATTAACTCAGGAGTGTTCTCCTTACTCTGTTTATGTTACAGggaaaatggaagagaagaaaCCCCCGGAAGCCGACATGAAGTATGTATCCTAGCCCCTGACTCCTGATCTGAGGGAAGAAGGTCTTCTGGGTTTCCTGTCTTTGGCATTTGGGGGACGCCTTGGTGtgagaatctggaaaaatggttgGGGGAGATAGAAATATGTGTGACTTTGTCAGCCTGGGATCTCTGTTTTCCTAGTATATTTGAAGATATTGGGGATTATGTGCCCTCCACAACCAAGACTCCTCGAGACAAGGAGCGGGAGAGATACCGGGAACGGGAGCGTGAtcgggagagagacagagaccgtGACAGAGAGCGGGAGCGAGAGCGAGACCGGGAGCGAGAGCGAGACCGGGAGcgagaagaagagaagaagagaCACAGCTACTTTGAGAAGCCAAAAGTGGACGATGAGGTGAGTGGGAGTCCCGGGCACCAGATGGAGGGGCTGCCTATCTTTGTGGCTGCCCAACCAGGTATAGAACCCGCATGAGTTACATAGGTGCCTCATGGCTCCATAGTAGCAACTGGGTCAACTAATCTGTCCTGGAAATGTGGGCAAGGGTTGGGGTAGCAAATTGTTTCAAACTTGGGGGAGAGATGAGTGGGCATCCTTTTTGGTGACACTCACttcagtttctgttttctttccagcCCATGGATGTTGACAAAGGTGAGTTGAACCTGTGGCATCTTGCATTGGCTCTGGCAGTGCTGCTTTGTTCTGGACTGAGAGTCTGACTCAGATTTCAGAGCTGCCAAGGGTGGGACTGGGGAACTTCCTATTCTGGGTTCTCGAAAGATCCATGCCTTGCTTTATGGGGTAGATAGAAGATAAGTGTGGAATTCAGTCTTCCTGCACAATAGTAGgccatatttgttttttgtttttatttttatttttactttattttactttacaatactgtattggttttgccatacattgacatgaatccaccacgggtgtacatgtgttcccaaacatgaacccccctcccacctccctacccatAACATCTCtcggtcatcaccgtgcaccagccccaagcatgctgtatcctgtgtcagacatagactggcgattcgattcttacatgatagtatacatgttacagtgccattctcccaaatcatcccaccctctccctctgagtccagccATATTTGTTTGATGTAATTCTCCCAGCTCTGGGGTTCTGAGGATGTGAGGCAGGTTGAGTGAAGGATATTCTGGGCACACGACTGCATCTCAAGCAGAGTAGCTCGTTTTGAGTTGAAATTTGATTAAAACTTCTTTAGTTAAAAAAGAATTCTGTTGCTTAAAAAAATGTTCTTACAAAAAGCACAGGTGGGAAGTGTGTTGTAGGGAAGAGGTTGTAAATTCCTTATTTAAAAGTCTGAACAGAGTTCTCTTTTGCACAGGACCCGGATCTGCCAAGGAGTTGATCAAGTCCATCAATGAAAAGTTTGCTGGATCTGCTGGTTGGGAAGGCACGGAATCATATcctttatttcagtgttttcatgGGTTCTAGCAAACTGTTCTCTTTTCATTCCAACTCCACCTGCTTCCCCTTAACCACCACCCCTTCCCCCCAACCCTCACATGTCTTGCTCTTATCCTTTCGTGCTGGATTTTGACAAGGATGAAGTCATGTATTTCCCCTTTATCAAAGGACCCATTCACGTTCTAGCCCTCTTTTTAAGAGTTTTCATGTTGGGGCTTCTAGCCCTTGGCCCTTCCTGCTTGAAGTTTTTCTGCTGTTGgtagaattattttctttaatgtagCATATGCTGAAGAAGCCAGAGGACAAGAAGCAGCTGGGAGATTTCTTTGGCATGTCCAATAGCTATGCTGAGTGCTATCCAGCCACGTACgtgagaatttttcttttttttcttttaataataatcGTCAcatagctttttatttatttttaattaattttatttttggctatgctgggtctttttgCTGTGTGTGGGTCTTTTCTAGTTGtgacgagcaggggctactctctagttgcagtagcTTTTCCTGTTGTGGAGCTCAGGTTCAGTGGTTGGGACACGCAGTTGCCCACCTGCATGCggaatctttccagatcagggattgaacttgttcCCCTGCACTGGTGGGTGGATTGCTAAGCAGTGGACTACCAGGGCAGTCCCGAGACTCTATTGAAGAAGGCGGACTGGGATGATTGGAGAACAAGTTTGGGGGTAGTAGCAGTGATGTGGAAATTTGACTTGCTGGAACCCAGGGGTACTTCTTACTAGATAAAGTATTCTGTTAGGCTCTGTGTGGGAGGCCTAGGAGGGATGGCTTTTCCTAGGCATATAGTCTCTTAGTAGGTAGGTTTCTGAATGAAGCATAGGAGTCTGGAAATCCACCATCTCTtttaaactgttgcttctttttaGGATGGATGACATGGCTGTGGACAGTGATGAGGAGGTGGATTATAGCAAAATGGACCAGGTGTGGAGCTGGAAGAATGGGTGGGGGCAGTTACTGTTTAACACAtatcccatttcctcctcccaaaaGATCTGTCATTTCCTGAGGCTCATCTTCCATTAGCTGGAGTAGTAGGAGCAGTGGCATTGTGGGTCTTGGGCAGCTTAAGTGTTTTAAAGCGTCATGACAAAGTCAAATGAGATAGGGCCAAgaatatgtttctttttattttctataaagtgCCAGGAAGTGCCAGGCTTTGAATTCCATCTTGGGCAGTAAGCAGGCCTTTAGTGCACATGTAGAAAAGGGCAGAAGGAATTTCAGTTTTTAGAAAATAACTggcagtgggaggtgggagggggattcaggattgggagcttgtatacacccttggtggattaatgtcaatgtatggcaaaaccaatacagtattgtaaagtaaaataaagtaaaaataaaatttttttttttttttaaagaaaataactggcaggagaaaaaggaaaataacttgaGTTTTATTATAGCCAGGATTGATATTTCCTCTAAGCCTTAAACAAACACCAATAAGGGTGAAGAAGTGTCATCTTTTTCCTTGTTCTCTCTGTACTTTTGTGCTTAACAGCATGGTTTAATTCTGTTTTGGAGCCTTGCTTAACCCTGGCTCTGCTAGGTATTAGTGTTGTGACCATGTCAAATTATGTTACTGCTtattcttcagtttcctcattaggAAAATGGAGAGAACTCTTAAGTTCTCTCAGAACAGTTTCTGAGAGAATTAAATAAGGTACATGTTAAATATGCAGAATAATGCCTGGCCCATaggagtgagtgaagtgaaagtcgctcagttgtgtgactccttgcgacctcatggactatacagtccatggaattctccaggctggaatactagagtaggtagcctttccgttctgcattggatcttcccaacccatagtAAGTACATAGTAAACACTTATTATTAAGGTAGGATTTATTAATGATAAAACCTGGGATTATGGGAGAGCCTGGCTTTAATCAAGGGCTAAAATTTGATTTCCACTGACAACtcttccttccctgccccccCCATTCTGTCCTGCAACAGGGTAACAAGAAAGGTCCTTTAGGCCGCTGGGACTTTGACACCCAGGAGGAATATAGCGAGTATATGAACAACAAGGAGGCTTTGCCCAAGTGAGTCTTGGTACTAAATATAGCCAAGAGTGAGGAGAGGGATGGGGGGTGGTTAGAGGGTGTAGTCTGGCTGAAACATTACAAAATCAGTTCTCTGCTCATAGGTCCTCTGGGAATACCTTGCTACTGCTCTGTAACCTCTGATGCCTCCTTCCCTCAACTCCCCTTTTTTCCCTTCAGAGCTGCATTCCAGTATGGCATCAAGATGTCTGAAGGGCGGAAAACCAGGCGCTTCAAGGAAACCAATGACAAAGCAGAGCTTGATCGCCAGTGGAAAAAGATTAGTGCGGTAAGTGGGACTGGTTCTGGGTGGGAGGGCCTGAGCTGGGAAGACATACTTGGCCACAGATTCAGGAACCAGGCAAGGGGTTGGAGAGCCATGGAAGTAGGAGAGAGGTCAGCCTTGGGTTTCAGGTGAGCTTAGAATGGCAGTCTATCAACTATAACTGTTGTTCTTGCAGATCattgagaagaggaagaagatggaAGCTGATGGGTGAGCAGCATTATTTTTCCTCTGTGGGACTGGTGAGAATTGCTTAGTATATTGATCTTATGTTCATTTCTCCTTCTATTGCAGAGTTGAAGTGAAAAGACCAAAATACTAAAATCTCTGGTTCCAACTCCAAGAATAATCTCCACAAGGATTTACTCCCTACTGCTTCCTTTATACAATtccaaaaaaaagttgaaagattttttgtgtgtgaatgtgtataaaTTTTATTGTATAATGTTTTGATCCCATTAAAGTTGGTTAACCTGCTGTCTTATCTTATGTATGTTGAGGGCCCTGGTACACCAAGAAGTCTTCTAATCCCACTGATTGTATAAAAATCACATGGAAAAAGTCAGCTCAGTCCTTTGCTGAGCTGTGCTTCTGTTAATAGATTCCTAAGCAATATATATAGTAGCCAGGATACCCAGTGGAGAAGGGGCAATTGACCCTCACTGATAagcacagaaaaacaaagatgattGGTCTTAAATAGCAGACTCATCTGGGGACCTAGTCTTAGGGTAGAGGTTCTCTGGGACTTAGGGTTAGCCCAGTGAGCTGCCAGTCTGATCCCAAGGTTGTGCATGACTGGGTTCTAGGTGAAGGCACCTGATGAGAAACACTCCTGGGAACAAAAAACCTTTCACAGATTTATGCCTTGCGGGGATCTTCAGTAATTCCAAGCAGAAATCACTGCTTATTGGGTTGGAGGGGAAGTGAGGAATCCCTCACTTGAGGAATCCCTGTCCTAGCTAAGGGGTTTGGTGCCCTTCAACACACTGAACAAGTTGTTAAGACCTAGGTGTGGGTTCTCTGGCCTTCAGCTCACTCCACCACCCTTTTCTTCTTCTCAGCTTAACTGCCAGTACTTTGgtacttgtcaacaaaggtcacaGTTTATTTCTGGCTGGTCCATAGCTGCCACTGCCTGCCCAGAGGTACAACCTGACGGCTTACAAGATCCAAGAAAAGCTAGATGGCTGCCTTAGCCATTGCCTTTGGTTACTTTCACCTTGAGAGAGTAAGGGTCTTTTGAGGAAGCCAGCTTTGTGCATGGCATCTAGGAGGCTGAAATTGGGCTCTGTCTGCAATAACACCTAGATGGGTTAATTTCAGACAGTAAGTGATACCCTGATTTCTTGGTGGTTGGCAGCAATCACAATTAGGGAAAAGGTCACAGAAACCGACCTGGCTCAGATGAAGATACCTAGAGGGTCACTTAAGATCCAGACCTGGGAGCTGACTGCCAGTTTAAGTTTCTGCAAGTACCACCAAGCCTTGTGGAAGTAACCAGGTGGCTGCATCGTGAGGAACAAGGACTCACAAGACCATACAAGGGACTTGGAGCCTCGCTGAGGTCTCTTAACCTCACTTATTTCACCTCTTCTTAAGGGAGCTGGGTATCAGCATGTAAGATGTCTTAGAAGGCTTATACTACAATGTGAGAACATTTTCTTCAGACAGGAGCCCATGCTCCTCCTCATCTGTCCCACAATACAGAGTGCTCTCATCTTTGCAGAATCTTTGGTAATCAGAATGTCAACTGTTGTGccaatttttccttttcagcaaCTCCTTGCCAGCTCAGCACTGCTGGCCCAGTCCTGCTgagggtctgcagccaaacagtAGGAACTGATGGGGCACTGTTGCTTTGGCCACGAGGATGTTCAGCATCCATCCGTGGCTGCAGCTTAAGTGTGAGTGGGCTGCCTGCTGTCAGGGACCCCCGCAAGGCAAATTCTTGCAGTGTGGGCTTTTGTTGCTTACTGATCAAACTGGTTGTGGTTCATCTTGGTCTTTCACCAAGCCATGAATGACTGgcgtcctcctctcctcccctgagGGCAGGCAGTCATACTTACCTTTTGGGGGTGGTTGTTCCCTCACtagatcgtgtctgactctgagaccccatggactgcagcacgccagggttccctgtctttcactatctcctgaagtttgctcaaattcatgtccattgaatctgtgatgttacctaaccatctcattctctgtcgccctcttcttttgccttcaatctttcccagtatccgggtcttttccagagagtcgactcttcgcatcagatggccaaagtattggagcttcagcaacagttcttccaatgaatattcagcgttgatttcctttaagattgactggtttgatatccttgctgtccaaggcactctcaagtcttctccagcacaattcaaaagcagttCTTCCcggcttagccttctttatggctgtCAGCCTGGATCAGGAAAACGCAGTTCCCATCTCCAGGTGAAGAGGCCAAGGAGGGGGTTGAGGGTTGTGCTGTATAGCCAGCCCAGCAACTCTCCATTGCAACGCATGGAATTACCGCGCTTAAGCGGCGGAGCTCCTCCGTTC contains:
- the IK gene encoding protein Red, whose amino-acid sequence is MPERDSEPFSNPLAPDGHDVDDPHSFHQSKLTNEDFRKLLMTPRAAPTSAPPSKSRHHEMPREYNEDEDPAARRRKKKSYYAKLRQQEIERERELAEKYRDRAKERRDGVNKDYEETELISTTANYRAVGPTAEADKSAAEKRRQLIQESKFLGGDMEHTHLVKGLDFALLQKVRAEIASKEKEEEEMMEKPQKETKKDEDPENKIEFKTRLGRNVYRMLFKSKAYERNELFLPGRMAYVVDLDDEYADTDIPTTLIRSKADCPTMEAQTTLTTNDIVISKLTQILSYLRQGTRNKKLKKKDKGKMEEKKPPEADMNIFEDIGDYVPSTTKTPRDKERERYRERERDRERDRDRDRERERERDRERERDREREEEKKRHSYFEKPKVDDEPMDVDKGPGSAKELIKSINEKFAGSAGWEGTESLKKPEDKKQLGDFFGMSNSYAECYPATMDDMAVDSDEEVDYSKMDQGNKKGPLGRWDFDTQEEYSEYMNNKEALPKAAFQYGIKMSEGRKTRRFKETNDKAELDRQWKKISAIIEKRKKMEADGVEVKRPKY